The following coding sequences lie in one Arachis ipaensis cultivar K30076 chromosome B03, Araip1.1, whole genome shotgun sequence genomic window:
- the LOC107630514 gene encoding uncharacterized protein LOC107630514 isoform X1, with product MRKIMTLNLKTCPGMDQIWTAYDHSHVHFLKELDGVWFDHIPDIVRNEWSSCTKVLEQSSQYKDPIFMLELVLPQQSTNGQTSSYFAWQKTVDAVKAFILHFQLKTFIFKRELAENPLIAISSNDSGIICSSNVSSASFGSNVSLESGIPCTIAFSNAKIRDVYVVPMVHKNTRKLLLTEKHPFRSRHGVVITIAPLAGLCPTIDKDHPSWLHLRVREFNPKLYATKAKGNHLSMPDHFVDGRWILGFPDAKACKDAHLAILREITKQRSAVEAILAPLLNYDLGLAEENREK from the exons ATGAGGAAGATAATGACCTTGAATTTGAAAACTTGTCCTGGAATGGATCAGATATGG ACTGCATATGATCACTCACATGTACATTTTCTGAAAGAACTTGATGGAGTTTGGTTTGATCATATTCCGGATATTGTAAGAAATGAATGGTCAAGCTGTACAAAAG TTTTGGAGCAATCTTCCCAATATAAAGATCCAATATTTATGTTGGAACTTGTTCTTCCCCAACAATCCACCAATG GTCAAACATCTTCCTATTTTGCATGGCAAAAGACAGTTGATGCAGTGAAG GCTTTTATTCTCCACTTTCAGCTGAAGACATTTATATTCAAACGTGAGTTGGCAGAGAATCCATTGATTGCCATTTCTAGCAATGATTCTGGAATAATCTGTTCTTCAAATGTTTCTTCTGCTAGCTTTGGGTCTAATGTTTCTTTGG AATCTGGAATACCTTGTACAATTGCATTTTCAAATGCCAAAATTAGAGATGTATATGTAGTACCAATGGTACATAAGAATACCAGAAAATTGCTTCTCACAGAGAAACACCCATTTCGAAGCCGGCATGGGGTAGTGATAACAATTGCTCCATTGGCAGGGTTATGT CCAACAATAGATAAGGATCACCCCTCATGGTTGCATCTTCGAGTAAGAGAGTTCAACCCCAAGTTGTATGCAACTAAAGCTAAAGGAAATCATCTTAGCATGCCTGATCATTTTGTGGATGGGAGATGGATCCTTGGTTTTCCAGATGCAAAAGCTTGTAAGGATGCTCATTTAGCCATTCTTCGCGAAATTACCAAGCAGAGATCAGCTGTGGAGGCCATTCTTGCTCCATTACTTAATTATGATCTTGGATTAGCTGAAGAAAACAGAGAAAAATAA
- the LOC107630514 gene encoding uncharacterized protein LOC107630514 isoform X3, with translation MRKIMTLNLKTCPGMDQIWTAYDHSHVHFLKELDGVWFDHIPDIVRNEWSSCTKVLEQSSQYKDPIFMLELVLPQQSTNGQTSSYFAWQKTVDAVKAFILHFQLKTFIFKQSGIPCTIAFSNAKIRDVYVVPMVHKNTRKLLLTEKHPFRSRHGVVITIAPLAGLCPTIDKDHPSWLHLRVREFNPKLYATKAKGNHLSMPDHFVDGRWILGFPDAKACKDAHLAILREITKQRSAVEAILAPLLNYDLGLAEENREK, from the exons ATGAGGAAGATAATGACCTTGAATTTGAAAACTTGTCCTGGAATGGATCAGATATGG ACTGCATATGATCACTCACATGTACATTTTCTGAAAGAACTTGATGGAGTTTGGTTTGATCATATTCCGGATATTGTAAGAAATGAATGGTCAAGCTGTACAAAAG TTTTGGAGCAATCTTCCCAATATAAAGATCCAATATTTATGTTGGAACTTGTTCTTCCCCAACAATCCACCAATG GTCAAACATCTTCCTATTTTGCATGGCAAAAGACAGTTGATGCAGTGAAG GCTTTTATTCTCCACTTTCAGCTGAAGACATTTATATTCAAAC AATCTGGAATACCTTGTACAATTGCATTTTCAAATGCCAAAATTAGAGATGTATATGTAGTACCAATGGTACATAAGAATACCAGAAAATTGCTTCTCACAGAGAAACACCCATTTCGAAGCCGGCATGGGGTAGTGATAACAATTGCTCCATTGGCAGGGTTATGT CCAACAATAGATAAGGATCACCCCTCATGGTTGCATCTTCGAGTAAGAGAGTTCAACCCCAAGTTGTATGCAACTAAAGCTAAAGGAAATCATCTTAGCATGCCTGATCATTTTGTGGATGGGAGATGGATCCTTGGTTTTCCAGATGCAAAAGCTTGTAAGGATGCTCATTTAGCCATTCTTCGCGAAATTACCAAGCAGAGATCAGCTGTGGAGGCCATTCTTGCTCCATTACTTAATTATGATCTTGGATTAGCTGAAGAAAACAGAGAAAAATAA
- the LOC107630514 gene encoding uncharacterized protein LOC107630514 isoform X2: protein MQLALSVIEAPTGNEEDNDLEFENLSWNGSDMVLEQSSQYKDPIFMLELVLPQQSTNGQTSSYFAWQKTVDAVKAFILHFQLKTFIFKRELAENPLIAISSNDSGIICSSNVSSASFGSNVSLESGIPCTIAFSNAKIRDVYVVPMVHKNTRKLLLTEKHPFRSRHGVVITIAPLAGLCPTIDKDHPSWLHLRVREFNPKLYATKAKGNHLSMPDHFVDGRWILGFPDAKACKDAHLAILREITKQRSAVEAILAPLLNYDLGLAEENREK from the exons ATGCAACTTGCTCTTAGTGTGATTGAAGCACCCACTGGCAATGAGGAAGATAATGACCTTGAATTTGAAAACTTGTCCTGGAATGGATCAGATATGG TTTTGGAGCAATCTTCCCAATATAAAGATCCAATATTTATGTTGGAACTTGTTCTTCCCCAACAATCCACCAATG GTCAAACATCTTCCTATTTTGCATGGCAAAAGACAGTTGATGCAGTGAAG GCTTTTATTCTCCACTTTCAGCTGAAGACATTTATATTCAAACGTGAGTTGGCAGAGAATCCATTGATTGCCATTTCTAGCAATGATTCTGGAATAATCTGTTCTTCAAATGTTTCTTCTGCTAGCTTTGGGTCTAATGTTTCTTTGG AATCTGGAATACCTTGTACAATTGCATTTTCAAATGCCAAAATTAGAGATGTATATGTAGTACCAATGGTACATAAGAATACCAGAAAATTGCTTCTCACAGAGAAACACCCATTTCGAAGCCGGCATGGGGTAGTGATAACAATTGCTCCATTGGCAGGGTTATGT CCAACAATAGATAAGGATCACCCCTCATGGTTGCATCTTCGAGTAAGAGAGTTCAACCCCAAGTTGTATGCAACTAAAGCTAAAGGAAATCATCTTAGCATGCCTGATCATTTTGTGGATGGGAGATGGATCCTTGGTTTTCCAGATGCAAAAGCTTGTAAGGATGCTCATTTAGCCATTCTTCGCGAAATTACCAAGCAGAGATCAGCTGTGGAGGCCATTCTTGCTCCATTACTTAATTATGATCTTGGATTAGCTGAAGAAAACAGAGAAAAATAA